A section of the Verrucomicrobium sp. GAS474 genome encodes:
- the nadB gene encoding L-aspartate oxidase: protein MTQQFDSLVLGSGIAGLTFALKAAEFGTVAVITKKGSADSNTNYAQGGIACVTSEEDSFGLHIQDTLEAGAGLCREEIVRQIVEEGPERVRELIALGVQFTERRNGTNGELDLGKEGGHSKRRILHAKDVTGREIERALLEAVENSPRITVFENYTAIDFITTKKLGFASGGNRCVGVYALDNEKGRVVTFGSRHIFLATGGCGKVYLYTTNPDIATGDGVAMAYRAGVPVANMEFIQFHPTCLHHPKERNFLITEAVRGEGGVLLDAKGHRFMEGVHPRAELAPRDVVARAIDAEMKRSGSPCVYLDISHKGADFVRDHFPNIYEKCLSLGIDITKEPIPVVPAAHYQCGGVVSDLDGRTSLPGLWVAGEVACTGLHGANRLASNSLLEALVVSHRAAGAIKADPLPVWGGTLPVWESGSASDPDELIVVTHNWREIRQLMWDYVAIVRTTKRLQRAGTRLRNLSEEVREYFWNYKVTADLLELRNLVLVASLIVDSALARKESRGLHYNTDYPALDTSGPPRDTLLVP from the coding sequence ATGACCCAACAATTCGATTCCCTCGTCCTCGGCAGCGGCATTGCCGGGCTCACCTTTGCGCTGAAGGCGGCCGAGTTCGGCACCGTCGCCGTCATCACAAAGAAAGGTTCCGCCGACTCGAACACGAACTATGCCCAGGGGGGGATCGCCTGCGTGACCTCGGAGGAGGATTCCTTCGGCCTCCACATTCAGGACACCCTCGAGGCCGGGGCGGGCCTTTGCCGGGAGGAGATCGTCCGGCAGATCGTCGAGGAAGGGCCGGAACGGGTGCGGGAACTGATCGCTCTCGGCGTCCAGTTCACCGAGCGGCGGAACGGGACGAACGGGGAACTCGACCTCGGCAAGGAGGGGGGGCACTCGAAGCGGCGCATCCTCCATGCGAAGGACGTGACGGGGAGGGAGATCGAGCGGGCGCTGCTCGAGGCCGTCGAGAATTCGCCCCGCATCACGGTCTTCGAGAACTACACGGCGATCGATTTCATCACGACGAAGAAGCTCGGCTTCGCCTCGGGCGGGAACCGGTGCGTCGGCGTCTACGCCCTCGACAACGAGAAGGGCCGGGTCGTCACCTTCGGCTCCCGGCACATCTTCCTGGCCACGGGCGGCTGCGGAAAGGTCTACCTCTACACCACCAACCCCGACATCGCGACCGGCGACGGGGTGGCGATGGCCTACCGGGCCGGGGTGCCGGTGGCGAACATGGAATTCATCCAGTTCCACCCCACCTGCCTTCATCATCCGAAGGAGCGGAACTTCCTCATCACCGAGGCGGTGCGCGGCGAAGGCGGCGTCCTCCTCGACGCAAAGGGCCACCGCTTCATGGAGGGAGTCCATCCCCGCGCCGAGCTGGCTCCCCGCGACGTCGTCGCCCGCGCCATCGATGCCGAGATGAAGCGGAGCGGTTCCCCCTGCGTCTACCTCGACATCTCCCACAAGGGGGCCGACTTCGTCCGCGACCATTTCCCGAACATCTACGAGAAGTGCCTCTCTCTCGGCATCGACATCACGAAGGAACCGATCCCCGTCGTTCCCGCCGCCCACTACCAATGCGGCGGCGTCGTTTCCGACCTCGACGGCCGGACCTCGCTCCCCGGCCTCTGGGTGGCAGGCGAGGTCGCCTGCACCGGCCTCCATGGCGCGAACCGGCTGGCGAGCAACTCCCTCCTCGAAGCCCTCGTCGTCTCCCATCGGGCGGCCGGGGCGATCAAGGCCGATCCCCTGCCGGTGTGGGGCGGCACCCTGCCGGTGTGGGAGAGCGGATCGGCCTCCGATCCCGACGAGCTGATCGTCGTCACCCACAACTGGCGCGAGATCCGGCAGCTCATGTGGGACTACGTCGCGATCGTCCGGACGACGAAGCGGCTCCAGCGGGCCGGGACCCGGCTCCGGAATCTATCCGAGGAGGTCCGGGAATATTTCTGGAATTACAAGGTGACGGCCGACCTTCTGGAGTTGAGAAACCTGGTGCTGGTCGCCTCCCTGATCGTTGACAGCGCCCTGGCCCGGAAGGAGAGCCGCGGGCTCCACTACAATACCGATTATCCCGCCCTCGACACCTCGGGGCCGCCCCGCGATACCCTTTTGGTCCCTTGA
- a CDS encoding putative porin, which produces MKNAFKSLALAFGVAALSASAMAQDSGPLLDALVKKGVLSDNEAEDIRVNLVKEYNSTSAGKLQISGFVKNLQLFGDARLRYQWQDVQTPRSGAPAGAIVDTVNDRYRYRLRVGANYTYDSHWSATVRLETGSQNDSANSDWGNYWSKNGTGDPIAVGQLYLTYKTKFEVFDSTSTVPDGKSFKTIHDPGLTIGSTTIIGRAPKTVLLSDAFFFGDLNPEGLTQEFTFDNVGIDGLSFALRGAGYLTTNEQSTAPNGPIHNTSVDGGDGGLFIAQFEGKYAFSTGILKGSNVRIAPLYLQESAGASQLAATNNATGVAEGGSTSGAGSIPSQGNLRVIALPAEFNWKSDVFGLFGKKLPQQIFGTYGANLAGNSRLAEMYASNGGAGPTPLHGNNTFWNAGYQIGQNKAKGDWSLKGEWRWIEAASYTTNLTDSNWAGGGANQQGFVVSAGYNLTDAVQVQGTWYHSNPIADSRGAGTINATPSANYGASTFFNQGQVDIVQADLLWKF; this is translated from the coding sequence GTGAAGAATGCATTTAAGAGCCTGGCTCTTGCCTTCGGGGTTGCCGCCCTGAGCGCGAGCGCGATGGCGCAGGATAGCGGCCCGTTGCTCGACGCCCTCGTCAAAAAGGGTGTGCTGAGCGACAACGAGGCGGAAGACATCCGTGTCAACCTCGTGAAGGAATACAACAGCACGAGCGCCGGCAAGCTCCAGATCAGCGGTTTCGTCAAGAACCTGCAGCTCTTCGGCGACGCCCGCCTGCGCTACCAGTGGCAGGATGTCCAGACGCCGCGCTCCGGCGCTCCGGCGGGTGCCATCGTCGACACTGTCAACGATCGCTACCGTTACCGCCTCCGGGTCGGTGCCAACTACACCTACGATTCCCATTGGTCGGCCACGGTTCGCCTCGAGACCGGCTCCCAGAACGACTCGGCCAACAGCGACTGGGGTAACTACTGGTCGAAGAACGGCACCGGCGATCCGATCGCCGTCGGACAGCTCTACCTGACCTACAAGACGAAGTTTGAAGTCTTCGACTCGACCAGCACCGTTCCGGACGGGAAGAGCTTCAAGACCATCCACGATCCTGGCCTCACCATCGGCAGCACGACCATCATCGGTCGCGCCCCGAAGACCGTCCTCCTCAGCGACGCGTTCTTCTTCGGCGACCTCAACCCCGAAGGCCTGACCCAGGAGTTCACGTTCGACAACGTCGGCATCGACGGCCTCAGCTTCGCCCTGCGCGGCGCGGGCTACCTGACGACGAACGAGCAGTCCACGGCCCCCAACGGCCCGATCCACAACACCAGCGTCGACGGCGGCGACGGCGGCCTCTTCATCGCCCAGTTCGAAGGCAAGTATGCCTTCTCCACGGGCATCCTGAAGGGCTCGAACGTTCGTATCGCCCCGCTCTACCTCCAGGAATCGGCCGGCGCCTCGCAGCTCGCGGCGACCAACAACGCCACCGGCGTTGCGGAAGGTGGCTCGACCAGCGGTGCGGGCTCGATCCCCTCGCAGGGTAACCTGCGGGTCATCGCGCTCCCTGCCGAGTTCAACTGGAAGAGCGACGTCTTCGGCCTCTTCGGCAAGAAGCTCCCCCAGCAGATCTTCGGCACCTACGGTGCGAACCTCGCCGGGAACAGCCGTCTGGCCGAAATGTACGCCAGCAACGGCGGCGCCGGTCCGACTCCCCTCCATGGCAACAACACCTTCTGGAACGCGGGTTACCAGATCGGCCAGAACAAGGCCAAGGGTGATTGGTCCCTCAAGGGTGAATGGCGCTGGATCGAAGCCGCTTCCTACACGACGAATCTCACCGATTCGAATTGGGCCGGTGGCGGTGCGAATCAGCAGGGCTTCGTGGTCTCGGCCGGGTATAACCTGACCGACGCCGTGCAGGTCCAGGGTACGTGGTACCACAGCAACCCGATCGCCGACTCCCGCGGCGCGGGCACGATCAACGCGACGCCGAGCGCCAACTACGGTGCCAGCACGTTCTTCAACCAGGGCCAGGTCGACATCGTTCAGGCCGACCTCCTCTGGAAGTTCTAA
- a CDS encoding sodium:proton antiporter, which produces METPPLPLSLPIWTLIPFALLLGAIALGPLLHREGWERHYPKVAVLLGAATASYFLLWLHRPGPLLHAVGEYAGFMALIASLFVIAGGIHVTVPEGGGTPGRNTAFLALGAVLANFFGTTGAAVLLIRPWLRMNEGSVTPRHVVFFIFLVGNVGGCLTPMGDPPLFLGFLKGVPFFWPLLHLWKGWLMATGLLLAVFYVLERRARGRRTEPLPTRQRRGSIAIHGKINVLFLGFAVGALFLPSPWREAVLVAMAAASFFATPAHVHRANAFSLAPLREVAWLFAGIFITMAPALEILPAHAPALGLTTPQAFYWMTGMLSAILDNAPTYVTFLAASIGLHGGGGPTPDAVLAETSRHGIFVVAISLGAVFFGAMTYIGNGPNFMIKAVAEEAGVTMPGFFGYLFRYAVPILLPILFVVAWAVL; this is translated from the coding sequence GTGGAAACGCCTCCCCTTCCCCTGTCCTTGCCCATTTGGACGTTGATTCCTTTCGCCCTCCTGCTGGGGGCGATTGCGTTGGGGCCGCTTTTGCACCGGGAGGGATGGGAACGGCATTATCCGAAGGTGGCCGTTTTGCTGGGGGCGGCAACGGCCTCGTATTTTCTGCTCTGGCTCCATCGGCCAGGGCCGCTGCTTCACGCGGTGGGAGAGTATGCGGGATTCATGGCGTTGATTGCCTCGCTCTTCGTGATTGCCGGGGGCATCCACGTGACGGTTCCCGAAGGCGGGGGGACGCCGGGGCGGAATACGGCGTTTCTGGCGCTGGGAGCGGTGCTGGCGAATTTCTTCGGAACGACGGGGGCGGCGGTGTTGCTGATCCGTCCTTGGCTGAGGATGAATGAGGGGTCGGTCACGCCGAGGCACGTGGTCTTCTTCATTTTCCTGGTCGGCAATGTGGGCGGATGCCTGACGCCGATGGGCGATCCGCCGTTGTTCCTCGGCTTTTTGAAGGGGGTGCCGTTCTTCTGGCCTTTGCTTCATTTGTGGAAGGGCTGGCTGATGGCGACCGGACTGCTGCTCGCCGTTTTCTATGTATTGGAACGCCGGGCGCGGGGAAGGAGGACAGAGCCGCTCCCGACGAGGCAAAGGCGGGGGTCGATCGCGATTCACGGGAAGATCAATGTCCTCTTCCTCGGCTTCGCCGTGGGGGCGCTCTTCCTCCCCTCCCCTTGGCGGGAGGCGGTGCTGGTGGCGATGGCAGCGGCTTCGTTCTTCGCGACGCCGGCCCATGTCCATCGGGCCAATGCGTTCTCCTTGGCCCCGTTGCGGGAAGTGGCGTGGCTTTTCGCGGGAATCTTCATCACGATGGCACCGGCCCTGGAGATCCTCCCCGCCCATGCGCCCGCGCTCGGCCTGACGACGCCGCAGGCGTTTTATTGGATGACGGGGATGCTGTCGGCGATCCTCGACAATGCGCCGACCTATGTGACGTTCCTGGCGGCCTCGATCGGCCTCCATGGCGGAGGGGGGCCGACGCCGGACGCGGTGTTGGCGGAAACGTCTCGCCACGGAATCTTCGTCGTCGCGATCTCGCTGGGGGCCGTTTTCTTCGGGGCGATGACCTACATCGGCAATGGGCCGAATTTCATGATCAAGGCGGTGGCCGAGGAGGCGGGGGTGACGATGCCGGGGTTCTTCGGCTATCTCTTCCGCTACGCCGTTCCGATCCTGTTGCCGATCCTCTTCGTGGTGGCCTGGGCGGTCCTTTGA
- the trxA gene encoding thioredoxin, whose protein sequence is MASEYVKNVTASDFDAEIQSGNQIVLVDFWAQWCGPCKAIAPLLDDVATEQGGKLKVLKVDVDKEGALAAKYGIQSIPTLFFFKDGQQKEAHVGSLSKKSLLDKLAALA, encoded by the coding sequence ATGGCCAGCGAATATGTTAAAAACGTGACCGCCTCCGATTTCGACGCCGAAATCCAGAGCGGCAATCAGATCGTCCTCGTCGATTTCTGGGCGCAATGGTGCGGCCCCTGCAAGGCCATTGCCCCCCTCCTCGACGACGTCGCCACCGAACAGGGCGGCAAGCTCAAGGTCCTCAAAGTCGACGTCGACAAGGAAGGCGCCCTTGCCGCCAAATACGGCATCCAGTCCATCCCCACCCTCTTCTTCTTCAAGGACGGCCAGCAGAAGGAAGCCCACGTCGGCAGCCTCTCCAAGAAGTCCCTCCTCGATAAGCTCGCGGCCCTCGCCTAA
- a CDS encoding restriction endonuclease: MDNPRIALFDKWWPIHIGTEQMLLDADDPDVWSRNLGDPIFKESGRSNGKRYFYIDDTRANREVHRLTQYQTCAICRKAMTQVSDIEDEVLLLCTDCGYWGGRGFREWNSHLHSVPLRGVIGRYKSLLDLDEASTDYLVSHLRRYPEAMTQISPFRAEKFVVDLLKDYLGCEVQALGGRKDGGVDAYILANDKIRTIIQIKWRETRKGAESVSTVREVAGTLLARDVPNGIIISTRERFSNDAKKEAEYISSRSVQGLGELSLSLYDYHTILDMLQISNAKLADRWTPKKLMELHDKFCVFDGAAMISEDYISNH; the protein is encoded by the coding sequence ATGGATAATCCACGCATTGCACTTTTCGATAAGTGGTGGCCGATTCATATAGGAACCGAACAAATGTTGCTGGATGCGGATGATCCTGATGTGTGGTCACGTAATCTTGGTGATCCTATTTTTAAGGAGTCAGGTCGATCTAATGGTAAGCGTTATTTTTATATAGACGACACACGTGCCAATCGTGAAGTCCATCGCTTAACGCAGTACCAGACTTGCGCGATCTGCAGAAAAGCGATGACGCAGGTATCAGATATTGAGGATGAGGTTCTGCTGCTCTGCACTGATTGTGGGTATTGGGGGGGAAGAGGATTTCGTGAGTGGAATAGTCATCTTCACTCGGTGCCGCTGCGTGGTGTGATAGGGCGATACAAATCTCTTCTAGATCTTGATGAAGCATCAACCGACTATCTTGTTAGCCACTTAAGACGTTATCCGGAGGCAATGACGCAAATTTCGCCCTTTCGAGCAGAGAAATTTGTTGTCGATCTATTGAAGGACTATCTTGGTTGTGAAGTGCAAGCGTTAGGCGGACGCAAGGATGGTGGTGTCGATGCATACATCTTGGCCAACGATAAAATTCGAACGATTATCCAGATTAAGTGGCGCGAAACAAGAAAGGGGGCGGAAAGCGTTTCAACTGTTCGTGAAGTTGCAGGTACGTTGCTCGCGCGTGATGTGCCAAACGGTATCATTATCTCTACACGTGAGCGATTTTCAAATGATGCAAAAAAGGAGGCCGAATACATTTCTAGCCGTTCTGTTCAAGGTCTTGGCGAGCTGAGTCTGTCCCTTTATGATTACCATACGATTCTCGATATGTTGCAAATCTCAAATGCTAAGCTCGCTGATCGATGGACTCCGAAGAAGTTAATGGAACTTCATGATAAATTTTGTGTTTTCGATGGTGCGGCGATGATTTCTGAAGATTACATCTCAAATCATTAA
- a CDS encoding heparinase II/III family protein — protein sequence MNPADQADFPDIPQGKEGGGKSHPRLILDAAGWGGLKGRVREDALSARLFAVVLRAAQRIVGEPPVALKMEGHRLLGPARLVLRRVLCLAITARLTEEAEFARAYAERAIVELRAAARLADWNPSHFLDTAEMTLAMALGRDWLHDYLTPEERTELERAIAEKGIAVSFPEEETGLFRFWLRGTNNWTQVCHAGIAAGALAIDDIDPALVRRVIERAVAAFPAVAEAAYAPEGVYAEGANYWGYGTAYHVVLIDLLRSVFGRSFDLEKFPGFLASADYLAQMTAPTGIFYNYADARELRPFQPPLFWFARERRQGDLARADVAGLDALLERIERDDAGDRIALEEARFFPLALLWHDPSSEAEEGDAPARPLAWLGRGKVPVAVFRSAWDDPEAVFVGIKGGSPSDPHAHMDVGSMVVEADGIRWAVDPGMQEYDTLESVGVNLWDGSPEGDRWKIFRLGPEAHSILRFGEEGAGQRIDGRADFVGFGTEGCPHAILDLTPLYDGQAASVRRGIAFRADRRVMIQDEWTIKPDLSGMRVTWQWLTRAAVTIETSGVLLEEGGKTLRLRVLAPLEAGIEVEDVGEPRRPYDAPNPGLRRILFRIDSLPGVPTRLAVLVEPGSAAPAAHPFVVPLSDW from the coding sequence ATGAATCCCGCCGACCAAGCCGATTTTCCGGATATCCCGCAAGGCAAGGAGGGCGGCGGGAAATCCCATCCCCGACTTATTCTCGATGCGGCGGGCTGGGGGGGCTTGAAGGGGCGGGTACGGGAGGACGCCCTCTCCGCTCGGCTCTTCGCGGTCGTCCTTCGAGCGGCCCAGAGGATTGTCGGGGAGCCTCCCGTCGCGCTCAAAATGGAGGGGCATCGCCTTCTCGGTCCGGCCCGGCTGGTGCTTCGACGCGTGCTCTGCCTCGCGATCACGGCGCGGTTGACGGAAGAAGCCGAGTTCGCCCGGGCCTATGCGGAGCGGGCGATCGTCGAGCTGCGCGCGGCGGCCCGCCTTGCCGACTGGAACCCGTCCCACTTCCTCGACACGGCCGAGATGACCCTTGCCATGGCTCTCGGACGCGATTGGCTTCATGACTACCTGACGCCCGAAGAGCGGACTGAATTGGAGCGGGCCATTGCCGAAAAGGGGATCGCCGTTTCTTTCCCCGAGGAGGAGACGGGGCTTTTCCGCTTCTGGCTGCGGGGGACGAACAACTGGACCCAGGTCTGCCACGCGGGCATCGCGGCCGGGGCGCTGGCCATCGATGACATCGATCCGGCCTTGGTGCGGCGTGTGATCGAGCGGGCCGTCGCCGCCTTCCCCGCCGTCGCCGAGGCGGCCTATGCGCCGGAGGGAGTCTATGCCGAAGGGGCGAATTATTGGGGCTACGGCACGGCCTACCACGTCGTCCTGATCGATCTCCTTCGCAGCGTCTTCGGGCGTTCCTTCGACCTGGAGAAATTTCCCGGCTTTCTCGCCAGCGCCGATTACCTTGCCCAGATGACGGCGCCGACGGGGATTTTCTACAACTACGCCGACGCGCGGGAGCTGCGCCCCTTCCAGCCGCCCTTGTTCTGGTTCGCCCGGGAGCGCCGCCAGGGCGACTTGGCCCGGGCCGACGTGGCCGGACTCGACGCGCTCCTCGAACGGATCGAACGGGATGACGCGGGCGACCGCATCGCCCTCGAGGAGGCCCGGTTCTTCCCCCTGGCCCTCCTCTGGCACGATCCCTCGTCGGAGGCGGAAGAAGGGGACGCTCCCGCTCGGCCCTTGGCCTGGCTTGGCCGGGGTAAGGTTCCGGTGGCCGTCTTCCGCTCGGCCTGGGACGATCCCGAGGCGGTCTTTGTCGGCATCAAGGGGGGCTCTCCTTCCGATCCCCATGCCCACATGGACGTCGGCAGCATGGTCGTGGAGGCCGACGGAATCCGCTGGGCCGTCGATCCCGGAATGCAGGAATACGACACGCTGGAGAGCGTCGGCGTCAACCTCTGGGACGGCTCGCCGGAGGGGGACCGCTGGAAGATCTTCCGGCTTGGCCCCGAGGCCCATTCGATCCTCCGCTTCGGCGAGGAGGGGGCGGGGCAGCGGATCGACGGGAGGGCGGATTTCGTGGGGTTCGGCACGGAAGGGTGCCCCCATGCGATCCTCGATCTCACCCCGCTTTATGACGGGCAAGCGGCCTCGGTGCGGCGGGGAATCGCTTTCCGTGCCGACCGCCGCGTGATGATCCAAGACGAGTGGACGATCAAGCCGGACCTTTCCGGAATGAGGGTCACCTGGCAATGGCTGACCCGGGCGGCGGTGACGATCGAAACCTCCGGCGTGCTGCTGGAGGAAGGAGGGAAGACGCTCCGTCTGCGCGTCCTGGCGCCCCTCGAGGCCGGGATCGAAGTCGAGGACGTGGGGGAGCCGCGCCGCCCTTACGACGCGCCCAATCCGGGCCTCCGCCGCATCCTCTTCCGAATCGATTCGCTGCCCGGCGTGCCGACGCGTCTGGCTGTCCTTGTGGAGCCGGGTTCGGCGGCCCCTGCCGCGCATCCCTTCGTCGTCCCGTTGAGTGATTGGTAG